One window from the genome of Phycisphaerales bacterium encodes:
- a CDS encoding UvrB/UvrC motif-containing protein, protein MANADISHLLKEWIFESGGINARIISGKNGLSKLQIRLELGVLQLEMEGRPDGKTPSGASTLLEHHQRRLTKDPDGSAPRLTAEECRELREEAVQFHHRYVALFALGEFVSVVRDTSHNLMIFDLCLKRGSSEQDRSMLEGYRPNVITVRARAAAELCMQAGSSKDAMSAINAGLQELAETFEQQGRTEAFDQSNEVQLLLGMRDLLTPKLPASQRIELEDRLQTALANENYELAAILRDEIRQMKN, encoded by the coding sequence ATGGCCAATGCTGATATCAGCCATCTCTTAAAAGAATGGATTTTTGAATCCGGGGGCATTAACGCGAGGATTATTTCTGGCAAAAACGGCCTTTCTAAACTTCAGATTCGATTAGAGCTAGGCGTATTACAGTTGGAAATGGAGGGGCGACCCGATGGCAAGACCCCCTCTGGTGCGAGCACCCTTCTTGAACATCACCAGCGTCGGCTCACAAAGGATCCAGATGGCTCAGCCCCACGACTCACCGCGGAGGAGTGTCGCGAACTCAGGGAGGAGGCGGTTCAATTCCACCATCGTTATGTCGCTTTATTCGCCCTTGGTGAGTTTGTGTCCGTGGTAAGAGACACATCCCACAACCTGATGATCTTTGATCTCTGCCTCAAACGAGGTTCCAGTGAACAAGATCGCAGCATGCTCGAGGGCTACCGACCCAATGTTATTACCGTTCGCGCTCGTGCCGCAGCAGAGCTGTGCATGCAGGCCGGCAGTTCTAAAGATGCAATGAGTGCCATCAATGCGGGGCTTCAAGAACTTGCAGAGACCTTTGAACAACAAGGGAGAACAGAGGCCTTCGACCAATCAAACGAAGTGCAACTCTTATTAGGAATGCGAGATCTACTCACTCCAAAGCTACCCGCCAGTCAACGCATTGAGTTGGAGGATAGACTTCAGACGGCATTGGCTAACGAAAACTACGAGCTTGCCGCCATTTTGCGTGATGAAATACGCCAGATGAAGAACTAA
- a CDS encoding 3-deoxy-7-phosphoheptulonate synthase class II, which translates to MTGWSPKSWQHKRALQQPTYPDKNHLDQVVGQLAELPPLVSSWEIETLKTQLAEAAAGDRFLLQGGDCAERFRDCQPEVIAAKLKVLLQMSLVLVHGTKRRVIRVGRFAGQYAKPRSSDTETKDGITLPAYRGDIINEHAFEQNARTPNPDLLLRGFERAALTLNFIRALIDGGFASLHHPEYWDLDFVEHSSQGTEYQHVVESIGESLRFMETLCGVPISDMNRVDFFTSHEALHLSYEEALTRTVPRREGWYDLSTHFPWLGLRTSQLDGAHIEFLRGIRNPLAIKVGPNMALDEIHPYIEALFNVLHPDNEPGRITIIHRYGIDQVSEYLPVLIDAVQKTGKSVLYCCDPMHGNTQISSGGLKTRRFDHILEEVDRAFELHSAGGSRLGGVHVELTGDNVTECTGGARGLQDADLTQAYKTQVDPRLNYEQAFELALLVARRASQDNV; encoded by the coding sequence ATGACTGGCTGGAGCCCCAAATCATGGCAGCACAAGCGTGCCCTACAGCAACCAACTTATCCAGACAAGAATCATCTTGATCAGGTCGTTGGACAATTAGCTGAGCTGCCACCACTGGTGAGCTCCTGGGAAATCGAAACGCTTAAAACACAACTGGCCGAAGCAGCCGCCGGTGATCGCTTCCTCCTTCAGGGAGGGGATTGCGCTGAACGTTTTAGAGATTGCCAACCAGAAGTCATTGCTGCAAAATTAAAAGTGCTGCTTCAAATGAGCCTGGTGCTTGTTCACGGAACCAAGCGTCGTGTTATTCGTGTTGGGCGATTTGCCGGACAATATGCAAAACCACGATCAAGCGATACCGAAACAAAAGATGGAATCACGCTCCCAGCCTATCGCGGCGACATCATCAATGAGCATGCATTTGAACAAAACGCGCGTACTCCAAATCCAGATCTTCTCTTGCGTGGTTTCGAGCGAGCAGCGCTGACATTGAACTTTATTCGTGCGCTGATTGATGGTGGTTTTGCGAGCTTGCATCACCCCGAATACTGGGACCTTGACTTTGTCGAGCACTCATCCCAAGGAACTGAATACCAACATGTGGTTGAGTCGATTGGCGAATCACTTCGCTTTATGGAAACACTTTGCGGCGTCCCAATCAGTGACATGAACCGTGTTGATTTCTTTACAAGCCACGAAGCCCTCCACCTTTCATACGAAGAGGCGCTGACTCGAACTGTGCCACGTCGAGAGGGCTGGTACGACCTATCGACCCATTTTCCTTGGCTTGGACTAAGAACATCACAGCTTGATGGCGCTCATATTGAATTTCTACGCGGCATCCGAAACCCACTGGCGATCAAAGTGGGGCCGAATATGGCCCTGGATGAGATTCATCCTTATATCGAAGCACTTTTCAATGTTCTTCACCCAGACAATGAACCTGGCCGAATCACCATTATCCATCGCTACGGTATCGACCAGGTCTCTGAATATTTACCTGTTCTGATTGATGCGGTCCAAAAAACAGGCAAGAGTGTCCTCTACTGCTGTGATCCAATGCATGGCAACACACAAATCTCAAGTGGCGGACTCAAGACACGCCGGTTTGACCACATCCTTGAAGAAGTAGACCGCGCCTTCGAACTGCATAGTGCTGGCGGCTCTCGACTTGGCGGTGTTCATGTTGAATTGACCGGCGACAACGTGACTGAGTGCACTGGTGGCGCAAGAGGCCTTCAAGATGCTGATCTCACACAAGCCTATAAAACACAAGTTGATCCAAGACTTAACTATGAACAAGCGTTCGAATTAGCGCTGCTTGTTGCCCGTCGGGCTTCCCAAGACAACGTCTAA
- a CDS encoding biopolymer transporter ExbD — protein sequence MSIPPARRKHRSKARLGLNLTSMIDVVFLLLVYFMVATDFTEGEEIYKLDLPVREGAVAPDPFELDEMPLIVTVRSIGTEPQDLVIQLKGPYPEIVNPHELAEMLKKRKISVANPYGLFKADHPILIDPLPQARWGHVIEVFNAPALAGYTNISFQGSDS from the coding sequence ATGAGCATTCCTCCTGCCAGACGAAAACATCGAAGTAAAGCTCGTCTTGGGTTAAACCTGACCTCAATGATTGATGTTGTTTTTCTTTTATTGGTCTACTTTATGGTGGCAACGGATTTCACAGAGGGAGAAGAAATCTACAAGCTGGATTTGCCAGTGCGTGAGGGTGCTGTTGCACCGGACCCATTTGAGTTAGATGAAATGCCCTTGATTGTGACCGTACGATCTATTGGTACTGAGCCTCAAGATCTGGTGATACAACTGAAAGGCCCATACCCAGAGATTGTCAATCCGCATGAACTGGCGGAGATGCTAAAGAAACGCAAGATTAGCGTTGCGAACCCTTATGGGCTATTCAAGGCTGATCATCCAATTCTCATTGATCCATTACCGCAAGCGCGGTGGGGCCATGTTATTGAAGTGTTTAACGCGCCAGCGCTTGCTGGATACACGAACATTAGCTTTCAGGGTTCCGATTCATGA
- the panC gene encoding pantoate--beta-alanine ligase, translated as MQIVQDSGQLSNWKGCALIPTMGALHEGHLSLVRAAAREWSGPIVVTIFVNPTQFGNQNDLLNYPRTLEHDLEQLRPLGIAAAFTPSVEMVYPTDHQIWQPPLPPVAMTPQLEDLHRPEHFAGVAQVVARLVDLCQPQRLLLGEKDYQQLRVITEMVERESKRWPGLVVEGHPTIREPDGLAMSSRNQLLTTSERPRALGLVTALQAASAAETAAEAESRMTQILLEHALHIDYAVVRDATTLQPITSHQQPSRALVAAHLGHVRLIDNLATDFGSA; from the coding sequence ATGCAGATTGTGCAAGATTCTGGCCAACTTTCGAATTGGAAGGGGTGCGCCCTGATCCCAACAATGGGAGCGCTCCATGAAGGACACTTGTCGCTTGTGCGAGCTGCTGCCCGTGAATGGTCGGGCCCGATCGTTGTCACTATCTTTGTGAATCCCACCCAGTTCGGCAATCAAAACGATCTTCTCAATTATCCCCGGACGCTTGAACACGACCTTGAACAGCTAAGACCACTCGGGATTGCTGCTGCCTTTACCCCCTCCGTCGAGATGGTCTACCCCACAGATCATCAAATCTGGCAGCCACCGCTCCCGCCAGTTGCCATGACACCGCAACTTGAAGATCTTCACAGACCAGAACACTTTGCTGGTGTTGCCCAAGTGGTCGCCCGCCTGGTTGACCTCTGTCAACCTCAGCGCCTGCTGTTGGGCGAGAAAGACTATCAACAACTACGCGTGATCACCGAGATGGTTGAACGAGAATCAAAACGCTGGCCGGGTTTAGTCGTTGAAGGCCACCCAACCATTCGAGAGCCTGACGGTCTCGCCATGAGTAGCCGCAACCAACTACTAACTACATCAGAACGTCCCCGTGCACTTGGGCTCGTGACTGCACTTCAAGCTGCAAGTGCTGCTGAGACGGCTGCAGAAGCTGAATCGCGAATGACTCAAATCCTCCTAGAACATGCACTCCATATCGATTACGCCGTGGTTCGCGATGCAACCACGCTACAACCAATCACCAGCCACCAACAACCAAGTCGTGCGCTCGTCGCAGCTCATCTTGGACATGTACGACTCATCGACAATCTGGCGACAGACTTCGGTTCGGCCTGA
- the gcvT gene encoding glycine cleavage system aminomethyltransferase GcvT, with protein sequence MSHIGIKLALSLPFGAMTTATLKRTAFHKYHLEHKAKMVDFTGWDMPLLYSSIIEEHKQVRRSGGLFDVSHMGRIRFKGKDARRFLDRVCTRQILGMTDGQASYSLVCNENGGCRDDVLVYRISDFEYLMVCNASNREKLVQHFEAERGDMVFKMKDETLSTAMVAIQGPKVMDVIGQFSREVPTLKRYHFTQKQLLLFKMLFSRTGYTGEDGVEVIMPAKMASKAVDLLMMKLGGKYDIVRPTGLGARDSLRLEAGMALYGHEITEDIDPLSAGLNFAVKLDKGESAPEAGRFIGQDALQRIAAEGPSRKLKGLVLEGRRSARQGMSVLHDGKAVGEVTSGCLSPTLDQSIAMAYIPANIAVAGTHVAVDLGRATVNAEVVDLPFYKRPS encoded by the coding sequence ATGTCCCACATTGGCATCAAACTGGCCTTATCGCTACCTTTTGGTGCTATGACTACTGCCACACTAAAACGAACTGCCTTTCATAAGTACCACTTGGAACATAAGGCCAAGATGGTTGATTTCACCGGCTGGGATATGCCCTTGCTTTACAGCTCCATTATTGAGGAGCATAAGCAAGTACGCCGCAGCGGTGGCCTATTCGATGTATCCCATATGGGTCGAATTCGCTTCAAAGGAAAAGATGCCCGTCGTTTCCTCGACCGAGTCTGTACACGGCAGATTCTCGGCATGACTGACGGCCAGGCCAGTTACTCGCTGGTTTGCAATGAAAATGGTGGCTGCCGCGATGACGTGCTGGTTTACCGTATTTCTGACTTTGAGTATTTGATGGTGTGCAATGCCTCCAATCGGGAGAAGTTGGTACAGCACTTCGAAGCCGAACGTGGTGACATGGTCTTCAAGATGAAGGATGAGACGCTCAGCACAGCCATGGTCGCCATTCAAGGGCCAAAGGTTATGGATGTGATTGGACAGTTCTCACGAGAAGTGCCCACACTCAAGAGGTATCACTTCACACAAAAGCAGTTGCTCTTGTTCAAGATGCTCTTTTCTCGCACAGGCTACACGGGTGAAGATGGTGTTGAAGTCATTATGCCCGCCAAGATGGCAAGTAAAGCCGTTGATCTGTTGATGATGAAGCTTGGTGGAAAATACGACATTGTGCGGCCCACCGGACTCGGTGCGCGCGACTCTCTTCGACTTGAAGCAGGCATGGCTCTCTATGGCCACGAAATCACTGAGGATATTGATCCTCTCTCGGCAGGACTAAACTTCGCTGTCAAGTTAGATAAGGGTGAGTCTGCTCCAGAAGCGGGTCGTTTCATCGGACAAGACGCTCTTCAGCGTATTGCCGCCGAAGGCCCTTCCCGAAAACTCAAAGGCCTTGTGCTTGAGGGCCGACGCAGTGCTCGCCAAGGCATGAGTGTTCTGCATGATGGGAAAGCTGTCGGAGAAGTCACCAGCGGATGCTTGAGCCCCACACTCGATCAATCCATCGCGATGGCTTACATCCCCGCCAACATCGCCGTCGCAGGCACACACGTTGCTGTTGATTTAGGCCGAGCAACAGTCAACGCCGAAGTCGTCGACCTACCGTTCTATAAGCGACCCAGCTAA
- a CDS encoding beta-ketoacyl synthase N-terminal-like domain-containing protein: protein MSRRVVITGTGPISACGLGIEPLWEALLKGDSQIRPISTFDASGFSSNAAAAIQPDAFNIRDVVPKTYRKALKVMCRDVELAIGAAAAAVSHAGMITKAVDANATPTIEPTRLGCQIGAGLIAADLDELTAALSTSRNEDDQFDLSTWGQPGMGNLTPLWLLKYLPNMLACHVTIVHDCRGPSNTITCCEASGLLSIGESLRVIERNSAEACLTGGVESKLNPMALLRQHFAKRVAPTPADEDPKTILAPFAPDASGTILGEGGALIVVEALDSALARQATVRAEISGFAATQSHAAERIGLGTNPSHQEVADAMAAALTSAGRKPDEIDAVFPLGSGIRGVDEAEAASIETIFGARSKTLPVIPLTTVTGNCGAGHSALVVAVATAALESQKLPARINTVDSDGINAKIAPACDHKLNHVLVTTCSQGGQNAAIVLSRPEIA from the coding sequence ATGTCACGTCGCGTGGTCATTACAGGCACCGGTCCCATCTCTGCATGCGGTCTGGGAATTGAACCTCTTTGGGAAGCACTTCTCAAGGGTGATTCTCAGATTCGCCCCATCAGCACTTTTGATGCCTCTGGGTTTTCCAGCAATGCCGCCGCGGCCATCCAACCTGACGCCTTCAATATTCGTGATGTGGTACCCAAGACCTATCGTAAAGCGCTGAAGGTCATGTGCCGTGATGTTGAGTTAGCGATTGGTGCCGCTGCTGCAGCGGTCTCACATGCTGGCATGATTACCAAAGCAGTGGATGCCAATGCAACACCAACCATTGAACCGACGCGACTGGGATGCCAAATTGGCGCCGGTCTGATTGCCGCTGACCTTGATGAGCTCACCGCTGCATTATCCACCAGTCGCAATGAAGATGACCAGTTCGATCTCTCAACCTGGGGGCAACCGGGAATGGGTAATCTGACACCCTTGTGGTTGCTTAAGTACCTGCCCAACATGCTTGCATGCCATGTCACCATCGTCCACGACTGCCGTGGACCCAGTAACACGATCACTTGCTGCGAGGCCAGTGGGCTCCTTTCGATTGGTGAATCACTGCGCGTCATCGAGCGCAACTCTGCAGAAGCATGCCTCACTGGTGGCGTAGAATCGAAACTTAATCCCATGGCTCTCTTACGACAGCACTTCGCAAAGCGCGTTGCACCAACGCCTGCGGACGAAGATCCAAAAACTATTTTAGCGCCCTTCGCCCCTGATGCTAGTGGAACGATTCTTGGCGAAGGTGGCGCACTTATTGTTGTGGAAGCGCTTGACTCAGCTCTTGCACGACAAGCAACAGTCCGAGCGGAAATCAGTGGTTTTGCTGCCACCCAATCACATGCCGCCGAACGCATTGGCCTCGGCACCAACCCATCACATCAGGAAGTTGCCGATGCAATGGCCGCAGCATTAACTTCCGCAGGGCGAAAGCCCGATGAGATTGATGCAGTGTTTCCACTGGGTTCTGGTATTCGTGGTGTCGATGAAGCAGAAGCGGCTTCAATCGAAACAATTTTTGGTGCACGAAGTAAGACGCTGCCAGTTATTCCATTGACAACCGTGACCGGCAACTGCGGTGCTGGACACAGCGCGCTTGTCGTGGCAGTTGCAACTGCGGCATTAGAATCACAAAAACTTCCAGCTCGCATCAACACTGTAGATTCAGATGGCATCAACGCCAAGATTGCTCCAGCTTGCGACCATAAACTCAACCATGTTCTTGTTACGACGTGTAGCCAGGGCGGGCAAAACGCCGCCATTGTGCTTTCTCGTCCGGAGATAGCCTAG
- a CDS encoding DoxX family protein: MSLSACAGTKLLPILARIVLFGAFFSAGWGYVFGTIHITQEQRDALEQYGVPVETGQAKQVSSTLQPMIHQTAFWQETTEPAADPPAKPPVTPSETPATQSTPAVPPTISVAAPTHDGTHYQTTGYYLLSLQMIDAGWGETSIWLAKVVAWVELVGGALILLGLITRLWALCLAVIIGGTFYVVSIHDNGLFLSNPFQWADAMDAYNAMFAQAALFVLAIGVFFTGAGPVSLDSVLFAKDRPKPEAQPPEAE, translated from the coding sequence ATGTCGCTTAGTGCTTGTGCCGGAACCAAATTACTACCAATACTTGCCCGAATCGTCCTTTTTGGCGCTTTTTTCAGTGCTGGATGGGGTTATGTCTTCGGGACTATTCATATCACTCAGGAGCAACGGGACGCTCTTGAGCAATATGGCGTACCTGTGGAGACAGGCCAGGCAAAGCAGGTTTCTTCGACTTTGCAGCCAATGATCCATCAAACGGCATTCTGGCAGGAGACTACCGAACCTGCCGCTGACCCCCCAGCGAAGCCCCCAGTGACGCCCTCTGAAACACCAGCTACACAGAGTACGCCAGCAGTGCCACCAACGATTTCAGTTGCAGCACCGACGCATGATGGCACTCACTATCAGACAACGGGTTATTACCTGCTTTCTCTGCAGATGATTGATGCGGGTTGGGGCGAGACTTCAATCTGGCTCGCCAAAGTGGTGGCCTGGGTTGAGCTTGTTGGCGGTGCGTTAATTTTGTTGGGGTTGATTACAAGGCTTTGGGCGCTTTGTTTGGCGGTCATTATTGGTGGTACCTTTTATGTGGTCTCGATTCACGATAACGGACTGTTTTTAAGTAATCCATTTCAATGGGCTGATGCCATGGATGCCTACAACGCAATGTTTGCTCAAGCTGCTTTGTTCGTTCTGGCAATTGGTGTTTTCTTCACTGGCGCCGGTCCAGTGAGCCTGGACTCAGTGTTGTTTGCAAAGGACCGACCCAAACCTGAGGCCCAACCGCCAGAAGCCGAATAA
- a CDS encoding MotA/TolQ/ExbB proton channel family protein — protein sequence MTKFLLNYSVLMCFGIGLIGSSSVFGEDATVIDVSSESFGAAFFISRNADGSIELLGSVIIWFLLCLSIVSIGLIIVLGLANRRALLIPDKWLKQSRRLVENHDYQSLLNELSGQEPFFCQTLHAGLREAPGGFSAMIRSLEQTADELTTVRMRRVEFLNVLGQVSPMIGLFGTVYGMILAFQAIVIGGGSADPVLLAGGIGTALTTTFWGLVVAIPALAGYAFLRNRIDELTVDATLRAEEVINTFRPRTRKSNVLRSGGETNSETGKEAVD from the coding sequence ATGACAAAATTTCTATTGAACTATTCGGTATTGATGTGTTTCGGAATCGGACTGATTGGATCATCATCAGTGTTTGGTGAGGATGCCACAGTCATTGACGTTTCTTCTGAGAGCTTTGGTGCTGCGTTTTTTATATCGCGTAATGCTGATGGCTCAATAGAGTTATTGGGGAGCGTCATTATCTGGTTTCTTTTATGTCTATCGATCGTAAGTATTGGTTTGATCATTGTCTTGGGACTGGCCAATCGACGGGCTCTCTTGATTCCAGACAAGTGGCTGAAGCAATCGCGTCGTCTTGTGGAGAATCATGATTATCAATCACTGCTTAATGAGCTCAGTGGACAAGAGCCCTTTTTCTGCCAAACACTACATGCAGGTCTTCGCGAAGCACCAGGTGGCTTTTCTGCGATGATTCGAAGTCTTGAACAGACGGCAGATGAGTTAACCACGGTACGAATGAGGCGTGTGGAATTTCTCAATGTGCTTGGCCAGGTGAGTCCCATGATTGGTTTGTTCGGAACTGTGTATGGAATGATCCTGGCATTCCAGGCCATCGTCATCGGTGGAGGGAGTGCTGATCCAGTACTTCTTGCAGGTGGCATTGGCACCGCCCTCACCACAACGTTTTGGGGACTTGTCGTCGCGATTCCCGCGTTAGCAGGCTATGCATTTCTCCGTAACCGTATTGATGAACTGACCGTCGATGCCACACTGCGCGCAGAGGAAGTCATTAATACATTCCGACCCCGCACGCGAAAGTCCAATGTCTTGCGTTCTGGCGGTGAGACGAATTCTGAGACAGGTAAGGAAGCAGTCGATTGA
- a CDS encoding beta-ketoacyl-[acyl-carrier-protein] synthase family protein — protein MSTSSRVVITGMGWITPLGHDLNTVWSNLTKGVSGVRPIERFDAKTFSTNFAAQVQDYDFSKYVTDAKRHEHAGTHTRFALGAARQAWSHAKLDEASLDMRRVGTYLGAGEGVLDFNNYAFANLTAWNEEKNAIDGKVWAQAAQDRMHRFDEIEQEPIMPAAHLAMEFGVRGPVYNCLTACAASTQAIGEAVNILQRGDADIMISGGAHTMIHELGLTGFIRLTALSSRTDNIEGASRPFSRSRDGFVMGEGAGIVILETLEHARKRGVTPIVEVIGYGSSADAYRITDIQPEGNGPAASMGEALNQAGLDPNGVDSDGRPLVHYISAHGTGTKENDSIETRAVKKVFGENAPAIPMSSIKSMMGHLIAAAGAVELITCAMAIQHQTLPPTINLTDPDPDLDLDYVPNEARSTKVETCLSNSFGFGGQNDTLIIQRFTE, from the coding sequence ATGTCAACATCCTCTCGCGTTGTCATTACTGGGATGGGTTGGATTACGCCATTGGGCCACGACCTCAATACTGTCTGGTCGAATCTCACCAAAGGGGTATCAGGCGTCAGACCAATCGAGCGATTTGATGCAAAGACTTTTAGCACCAATTTTGCCGCCCAAGTTCAAGACTACGACTTCAGCAAGTATGTCACTGATGCGAAGCGACACGAACACGCTGGCACACACACGCGATTTGCTCTTGGTGCTGCCCGACAAGCATGGTCACATGCCAAACTTGATGAAGCATCACTTGATATGCGCCGCGTTGGGACCTATCTAGGTGCGGGTGAGGGTGTACTCGATTTCAATAACTATGCTTTTGCCAACCTGACCGCTTGGAATGAAGAAAAGAATGCTATTGATGGAAAAGTCTGGGCCCAAGCCGCCCAAGATCGAATGCACCGCTTCGACGAGATTGAACAAGAACCAATCATGCCGGCAGCCCATCTTGCAATGGAATTTGGTGTTCGAGGTCCAGTCTATAACTGCTTGACAGCCTGCGCAGCGAGCACGCAGGCGATCGGCGAAGCAGTCAATATTCTCCAACGCGGTGATGCAGACATCATGATTTCAGGTGGCGCTCACACCATGATTCATGAGCTTGGGCTCACTGGTTTTATCCGACTCACCGCACTCAGCAGCCGAACCGACAATATTGAAGGCGCGTCGAGACCATTTAGTCGATCACGTGACGGCTTTGTGATGGGCGAGGGTGCAGGCATCGTCATCTTAGAAACGCTTGAACATGCGCGGAAACGTGGCGTGACACCAATCGTAGAAGTGATTGGTTATGGCTCAAGTGCAGATGCTTACCGAATTACAGACATTCAACCTGAAGGCAATGGCCCCGCCGCATCGATGGGCGAGGCACTGAATCAAGCGGGACTTGATCCCAACGGTGTTGATTCTGATGGCCGCCCCTTGGTGCACTACATTTCAGCCCATGGCACTGGCACCAAAGAAAATGACTCCATCGAAACAAGGGCTGTTAAAAAAGTGTTTGGGGAAAATGCTCCAGCAATTCCTATGAGTTCAATCAAGTCCATGATGGGACATCTCATCGCTGCCGCTGGTGCTGTCGAACTTATTACATGTGCGATGGCAATTCAGCATCAGACCCTACCACCAACCATTAATTTGACTGACCCTGACCCTGATCTGGATCTCGATTATGTACCCAATGAGGCACGCTCCACCAAGGTTGAGACCTGCTTATCCAATTCATTCGGTTTTGGTGGGCAAAACGACACGCTGATTATTCAGCGATTTACTGAATAA
- a CDS encoding biopolymer transporter ExbD, with translation MRRRPAEINANLTPMIDVVFLLIVFFVLVSRLVDFDSVAMELPRPADAATERPEDEARLVINVVPGPDGSAIGYKMQASFVDASPQGARELVEIVRGQLIRQPIAAISLRADRSTRYRYVSVLLSALEAMERNDLEAPVRLNLVIINEEAP, from the coding sequence ATGAGGCGTCGTCCCGCTGAAATCAACGCCAACCTTACACCAATGATTGACGTGGTCTTTCTCTTGATCGTGTTTTTTGTATTGGTGTCACGGTTGGTTGATTTTGATTCAGTGGCAATGGAGTTGCCACGTCCTGCAGATGCTGCAACAGAACGTCCAGAAGATGAAGCTCGGCTTGTGATTAATGTTGTGCCTGGTCCCGATGGTTCAGCTATTGGTTACAAAATGCAAGCATCGTTTGTGGATGCATCTCCTCAAGGTGCCAGAGAACTTGTCGAAATCGTGCGAGGCCAGCTCATTCGCCAACCAATTGCAGCGATTAGCTTACGGGCAGATCGATCGACACGATATCGATACGTGTCAGTGTTGTTGTCCGCTTTAGAAGCAATGGAACGCAATGATCTTGAGGCACCGGTTCGATTAAATCTTGTGATCATTAATGAGGAAGCACCATGA
- a CDS encoding sigma-70 family RNA polymerase sigma factor has protein sequence MREAVLHSDLQLYLRQINEVDLLTAQEEKDLGWRIINDNDHAAKDQMIKANLRLVVSIGKHYTNRGLPLADLIEEGNIGLIRAVEGFDPAQGARFSTYGSWWIKQSIKRTLINAVQPIHIPAYMVELISKWKMMAARLRDEINRVPSTNEMAIAMDLPLKKAKIICRAMKAFQSKGQAPRNENGEVLDFAELVPDSGSIAPDERIARTEEYETLRRLIDSIDERDARVLRLRFGLEGQQPLTLKEIGKRVGLTRERVRQIEVDALKKLQVRLQDDRPSRFFRKLIDPAAEAMVNVRSKAG, from the coding sequence ATGAGAGAGGCTGTTTTGCATAGTGATTTACAACTCTACCTGCGGCAGATCAACGAAGTTGATTTGCTCACGGCACAAGAAGAGAAGGACCTTGGCTGGCGAATTATCAACGACAATGACCATGCTGCGAAAGACCAGATGATCAAGGCGAATCTAAGGTTGGTTGTGTCAATTGGAAAGCACTACACAAATCGCGGCTTGCCATTGGCCGATCTTATTGAAGAAGGCAATATTGGTTTGATTCGAGCTGTTGAGGGTTTCGATCCTGCTCAAGGTGCTCGCTTCTCCACGTATGGTTCTTGGTGGATTAAGCAATCAATTAAACGCACGTTGATTAATGCTGTGCAACCAATTCATATTCCAGCCTACATGGTTGAGTTGATCTCAAAGTGGAAAATGATGGCTGCTCGACTTCGTGATGAGATTAATCGTGTGCCGAGTACCAATGAAATGGCCATCGCAATGGACTTGCCTCTCAAGAAGGCGAAAATCATCTGTAGAGCCATGAAGGCATTCCAATCGAAGGGTCAGGCGCCGCGCAATGAGAATGGCGAGGTCTTGGACTTTGCAGAACTTGTTCCAGATAGTGGTTCTATTGCACCTGATGAGCGTATTGCTCGCACCGAAGAGTATGAGACGCTCCGCAGGCTCATTGACAGCATTGATGAGCGAGACGCTCGTGTCTTACGACTGCGTTTCGGTCTGGAAGGCCAGCAGCCGCTCACTCTTAAGGAGATCGGCAAGAGGGTTGGCCTGACACGGGAACGTGTTCGCCAGATTGAGGTTGACGCGTTGAAGAAACTGCAAGTACGGCTTCAGGACGATCGCCCCAGCCGCTTTTTCCGCAAGCTCATTGATCCTGCAGCTGAGGCAATGGTTAACGTTCGCTCAAAGGCTGGTTAA